From Methanobacterium alcaliphilum, a single genomic window includes:
- a CDS encoding GNAT family N-acetyltransferase, protein MDDMKIIDLNPDNISDYGVCGYKDLKKHVELRKKIEWFQEYYPQGLRIKIVMSKKGGYQGMLEYIPGEYAHRPVEARGYMFIHCVFVGFRKEYKGQGMASILLDECIQETRNQGMLGVAVVTRKGPFMAGNDIFLNRGFQVVDSAQPDFNLMVKKFDDKSPDPKFRENMNESLKEYSNGLTILRSVQCPYTEKNVNAIIESAENKFKLETNLVDLENAVDVQNSPCAFGSFCLIYDGKILSYHPISKTRFENIMKKELK, encoded by the coding sequence ATGGATGATATGAAAATAATTGACTTAAATCCAGATAATATCTCAGATTATGGGGTTTGTGGCTATAAAGACCTGAAAAAACACGTGGAATTAAGGAAAAAGATTGAGTGGTTCCAAGAGTATTATCCCCAAGGTTTGAGAATAAAGATAGTAATGTCTAAAAAGGGTGGTTATCAGGGGATGCTGGAATACATTCCAGGAGAATATGCCCACCGTCCGGTTGAAGCCAGGGGGTATATGTTTATCCACTGCGTCTTTGTAGGTTTCCGGAAAGAATATAAAGGGCAGGGGATGGCATCCATATTATTGGATGAGTGTATCCAAGAGACCCGGAATCAGGGGATGCTGGGAGTGGCTGTGGTTACCAGAAAAGGCCCTTTCATGGCAGGTAATGATATATTTCTGAATAGAGGTTTTCAGGTGGTTGATAGTGCTCAACCTGATTTTAATTTGATGGTTAAAAAATTTGATGATAAATCTCCAGATCCTAAATTCCGGGAAAATATGAATGAGTCTTTAAAAGAATACAGTAATGGATTAACTATCCTTCGCTCAGTCCAGTGTCCCTACACTGAAAAAAATGTAAATGCTATTATTGAATCGGCTGAAAATAAATTCAAACTGGAAACCAATCTGGTTGATTTAGAAAATGCCGTGGATGTTCAAAATTCCCCCTGTGCTTTTGGATCATTCTGTCTTATTTATGACGGCAAAATATTGAGTTATCACCCCATCAGCAAGACCCGATTTGAGAATATTATGAAAAAAGAACTCAAATGA
- a CDS encoding NAD(P)/FAD-dependent oxidoreductase, which translates to MYDVIIIGAGPAGSMAAKISTNAGYIVLLVEKRDLPREKSCSGILIQKSIKIIEKEFGEIPEDVFSSPPINKGIIIYNEKGSEFKFESDGYNIWRNLLDEWLTLQTQYAGAEVRTSSPALNCVEKEDYVEVHFKGYVEKAKAVIVCDGAGSKIKRRVLDVPLDQIITYQTFCNGRVDLDNGFFHAFLDSSLSQYDAWLNVKDGYIIIGVGVKDASKKKDYHSCFVSYLKTNYNLKIESFEKAETGLMPHIQPNFRTDLGKGRILFAGDAANLLNPLGEGISSALFSGYAAAEALISCEKADDILKIYNKNLKGEIDYMVRQWKYLGTITKRFKV; encoded by the coding sequence GTGTACGATGTTATAATAATAGGTGCCGGACCTGCAGGTTCCATGGCAGCTAAAATAAGCACTAATGCCGGTTACATTGTTTTACTAGTTGAAAAAAGAGATTTACCCCGGGAAAAATCATGTTCAGGAATCCTCATCCAAAAATCAATTAAAATTATAGAAAAAGAATTTGGTGAAATTCCAGAGGATGTTTTCTCAAGTCCACCTATAAACAAAGGTATCATAATCTACAATGAAAAAGGCAGTGAATTCAAGTTCGAAAGTGATGGTTACAATATTTGGAGGAATCTACTTGATGAATGGTTGACTCTGCAAACCCAATATGCGGGAGCAGAAGTTAGAACTTCCTCTCCAGCATTAAACTGTGTAGAAAAAGAGGATTATGTAGAAGTCCATTTTAAAGGTTATGTAGAAAAAGCCAAGGCAGTTATTGTATGTGATGGTGCTGGAAGTAAAATTAAAAGAAGGGTTCTGGACGTGCCCTTAGATCAGATTATCACCTATCAAACTTTCTGTAATGGTCGTGTAGATTTAGATAATGGATTTTTTCATGCTTTTTTAGATTCTTCTCTTTCCCAGTACGATGCATGGCTCAATGTGAAAGACGGTTACATTATTATAGGCGTAGGTGTTAAAGATGCTTCTAAGAAAAAAGATTATCATTCTTGTTTTGTTTCATATCTTAAAACCAATTATAATTTAAAAATTGAATCTTTTGAAAAAGCTGAAACCGGTTTAATGCCCCATATACAACCTAATTTTAGAACAGATTTAGGGAAAGGACGAATTCTCTTTGCAGGCGATGCTGCCAATTTATTAAATCCTTTAGGTGAAGGAATATCCAGTGCTCTTTTTAGTGGTTATGCAGCTGCTGAAGCATTAATATCCTGTGAAAAAGCAGACGATATTTTAAAAATTTATAATAAGAATCTAAAAGGTGAGATTGATTATATGGTGAGACAATGGAAGTATTTAGGGACCATAACTAAACGGTTTAAGGTTTAG
- a CDS encoding HXXEE domain-containing protein — MELTILWLVPVAYFIHILEESPRFVPWAKKYIGAPETFGQFVLGNVIFMAYVLISVSLAIFYTGAWTLILGFSTAAWIFSNFLIHAGYTLYTGEYSPGVVTASAIYTPLALYIYYNVWGSGILNTFDLILSIVIGFAIMYVPTVIQEKRMGKL; from the coding sequence ATGGAATTAACAATTTTATGGCTAGTGCCAGTAGCCTATTTTATACATATTTTAGAAGAATCACCGCGATTTGTGCCTTGGGCAAAGAAATATATTGGTGCACCGGAAACCTTTGGTCAGTTCGTTCTGGGAAACGTTATTTTCATGGCGTATGTTCTTATATCTGTATCTCTTGCCATCTTTTATACCGGTGCATGGACACTTATTCTTGGATTTTCCACGGCAGCATGGATATTTTCAAATTTTTTAATCCACGCAGGATACACGTTATATACGGGGGAATATTCTCCCGGAGTCGTGACTGCTAGTGCCATATATACTCCTCTGGCATTATACATTTATTATAATGTCTGGGGATCTGGAATACTGAATACATTCGACCTTATACTGTCCATTGTCATTGGTTTTGCAATTATGTATGTTCCTACAGTTATACAGGAAAAGAGAATGGGAAAATTATAG
- a CDS encoding DUF5518 domain-containing protein: MDWKTIGIGAAVNAIITTILSSLFLPLFFIGPIIGGFVAAYLSEGFEDYDEMDEKDGAVIGTMSGIIGGLIISAIILLGGVTLYVLIGVTDNFLINGYITIQLSLTINLILGLIGGIVGVVVKK; encoded by the coding sequence ATGGACTGGAAAACTATTGGGATTGGTGCAGCCGTTAATGCCATCATAACTACTATTTTATCCTCACTATTTCTCCCATTATTCTTTATAGGGCCAATTATTGGAGGATTTGTAGCAGCTTATCTAAGCGAAGGATTTGAAGATTATGATGAAATGGATGAAAAAGATGGGGCAGTTATAGGAACCATGTCTGGAATAATTGGTGGTTTAATAATCAGTGCAATAATACTTCTAGGTGGGGTAACTTTATATGTCCTCATCGGAGTCACAGATAACTTTTTAATCAATGGATACATCACTATTCAACTATCATTAACTATAAACCTGATTTTAGGGTTAATTGGTGGTATTGTGGGGGTTGTAGTTAAAAAGTGA
- the rpsJ gene encoding 30S ribosomal protein S10 produces the protein MHNARIKLTGTDPEKLAYVCEQLKKIAERTGVDLSGPIPLPTKKLVVPTRKSPDGEGKATWEKWELRIHKRLVGIEADERAMRQVMKVNVPDNVSIEIELKS, from the coding sequence ATGCACAATGCACGAATTAAACTCACAGGAACTGACCCAGAAAAACTGGCCTATGTATGCGAACAATTAAAAAAGATTGCAGAAAGGACTGGTGTCGACCTCTCAGGCCCTATTCCATTACCAACAAAAAAACTAGTAGTGCCAACCCGAAAATCACCTGATGGTGAAGGGAAAGCTACATGGGAAAAATGGGAACTTCGAATCCACAAAAGATTAGTGGGAATCGAAGCCGATGAAAGGGCTATGAGACAGGTTATGAAGGTTAATGTACCTGATAACGTGAGTATTGAAATTGAATTAAAGAGCTAA
- a CDS encoding cupin domain-containing protein translates to MEVKVVNFEEKFSKLEELHSYRIIAQMNDYYFKIVKAKREFIWHTHPETDEVFVVINGELKIDLRDKTMHLKSGDMVVIPQGVEHKPSCPDECHILLIEPTETVNTGDKESELTDTDLEWI, encoded by the coding sequence ATGGAAGTTAAAGTAGTAAATTTTGAAGAAAAATTCTCTAAATTAGAAGAACTTCACTCTTATAGGATCATAGCTCAGATGAATGATTATTATTTTAAAATTGTGAAAGCTAAAAGAGAATTCATCTGGCACACCCACCCTGAAACCGATGAAGTTTTTGTTGTTATAAACGGAGAATTAAAAATAGATTTAAGAGATAAAACAATGCATTTAAAGTCGGGCGATATGGTGGTTATTCCCCAAGGAGTTGAACACAAACCATCTTGTCCTGATGAATGTCATATTTTATTAATTGAACCTACTGAAACAGTCAATACTGGGGATAAAGAATCTGAGCTGACTGATACTGATTTAGAATGGATATAA
- a CDS encoding methyltransferase domain-containing protein, which translates to MSSIEKVKDEYPEEYCTILEVAYGDGFLSEGGTEAIDNLLVGFELENKEILDIGSGLGGAATYIAQKHRALVTGIEINQQMVDESNCRLIDSLKDDVKFLYYNDINHLPFPSESFDLVYSKGVFLHLDVPDKLALFKEIFRVLKKDSYFIIGDWLSPKNGDWGDKMKQMMESDGLTLFANTEEDYRQVITRAGFKLISISDFNDQYLKYNMEIVEHLKKNEIQKLLKNKFDDKEINSTIHGYQLIVDSINEKELLVRKILSKKIDPSS; encoded by the coding sequence ATGAGTAGCATAGAAAAAGTTAAGGATGAATATCCGGAAGAATATTGTACCATACTTGAAGTGGCTTATGGCGATGGGTTTTTATCAGAAGGTGGCACTGAGGCTATTGATAATTTATTGGTAGGATTTGAACTTGAAAATAAAGAAATACTGGATATTGGTTCTGGATTAGGGGGTGCAGCAACATATATTGCTCAAAAACACAGGGCTCTGGTCACTGGCATTGAAATCAACCAACAGATGGTTGATGAATCTAACTGCAGATTAATTGATTCTCTAAAAGATGATGTTAAATTTTTATATTACAATGATATTAACCACCTCCCATTCCCCTCAGAATCTTTTGACCTTGTTTACAGTAAAGGAGTTTTTTTACACCTGGATGTTCCTGATAAATTAGCTTTATTTAAGGAAATTTTTCGAGTTTTAAAAAAAGACTCTTACTTCATAATTGGGGATTGGTTAAGTCCTAAAAATGGGGATTGGGGGGATAAAATGAAGCAGATGATGGAATCTGATGGTTTAACTTTATTTGCAAATACCGAAGAGGACTACCGCCAAGTAATCACTCGAGCGGGATTTAAACTTATTTCTATTTCAGATTTTAATGACCAGTATTTAAAATATAATATGGAAATAGTGGAACACCTAAAGAAAAATGAGATCCAAAAATTATTGAAGAATAAATTCGATGATAAAGAGATTAATAGCACTATTCACGGATATCAATTGATAGTGGACTCTATAAATGAAAAAGAATTATTAGTGCGAAAAATTCTATCTAAAAAGATTGATCCATCATCTTGA
- a CDS encoding DUF5518 domain-containing protein has translation MMEINWLTVRRGLLLSLVLWMVLREVAGDIGGVVGFLAATMYVGYRADKNYLNGAAHGALVGIVGGIIGGLIILILYLIGFGDYAKQLWPVTSVIMAIVVIILYGIVGGIGGTIGSVIKR, from the coding sequence ATGATGGAGATAAACTGGCTTACCGTGAGAAGGGGTTTGTTGTTATCCCTGGTCCTGTGGATGGTTCTTCGAGAGGTTGCCGGAGATATTGGAGGGGTTGTTGGGTTTCTCGCAGCAACAATGTATGTTGGTTACAGAGCTGATAAAAATTATTTAAATGGTGCCGCACACGGGGCGCTGGTGGGGATTGTCGGTGGTATTATCGGCGGATTGATTATACTGATTTTATATCTGATTGGATTTGGAGATTATGCAAAACAGCTCTGGCCAGTTACCAGTGTTATAATGGCTATTGTGGTTATAATTTTATATGGTATTGTTGGAGGAATTGGGGGAACCATTGGTTCTGTGATTAAAAGGTAG
- a CDS encoding DUF1801 domain-containing protein, with product MSKTIEEYFKNQKSPQKEICLQLREIILKTFPNIKEEMKWGVPTYGDGRYYIVALKTHVNLGFAIKDLSEEEIALFQGTGKTMRVIEVYFEDEIDEEMIVKLLKLIPEN from the coding sequence ATGTCTAAAACCATTGAAGAATACTTTAAAAATCAAAAATCTCCTCAAAAAGAGATTTGTCTGCAATTAAGGGAAATTATTTTAAAAACATTCCCGAATATTAAAGAAGAAATGAAATGGGGTGTTCCCACTTATGGGGATGGCAGATATTATATTGTTGCACTTAAAACCCACGTGAATCTGGGGTTTGCCATAAAAGATTTATCTGAGGAGGAAATTGCATTATTCCAGGGCACGGGTAAGACCATGAGGGTTATAGAAGTTTACTTTGAAGATGAAATAGATGAAGAAATGATTGTAAAACTTTTAAAATTGATTCCGGAGAATTAG
- a CDS encoding CPBP family intramembrane glutamic endopeptidase, producing MFLEKRQLKKELFVFLIITFAATYLLDFMVYMIYGLKTTSNATVWGLTPVAHMLFPAAAAIICMFYFKSSALTRETKIVFALFFSYMVLFFFETYVYPIMGTIGVLPLASSVIAILGFLTVFMLHLKKQWRRGLKPSRLFIGKNLRYYIILPVAIFTVILASLILNYITGLGVPSQEFNLYLFFVTFINMMFMGIFLLWPSVFGEEYGWRVYLQDRLFPLLGGYRGVLVLGIIWGIWHTPTILLGNNFPGQPILGNVAMIFFTIAVGIILSYAVLKTGSVWIAVLIHLIIDMMQVPSETYIAISIHPVFSFGSGIYGSVIIAVFSIILLRSKVWKNLKIRESN from the coding sequence ATGTTCTTAGAAAAGAGACAGCTTAAAAAAGAGTTGTTCGTATTTTTAATTATTACTTTTGCAGCAACTTATTTGCTGGATTTTATGGTTTACATGATCTATGGCTTAAAAACAACTTCTAACGCCACAGTATGGGGGCTCACACCTGTGGCGCATATGCTCTTTCCAGCTGCCGCTGCCATAATTTGTATGTTTTATTTTAAATCCTCTGCCTTGACTAGAGAAACAAAAATTGTATTCGCATTATTTTTCAGTTATATGGTTCTATTTTTCTTTGAAACGTATGTTTATCCAATCATGGGAACTATTGGTGTTTTACCATTAGCATCATCAGTTATTGCAATTTTAGGATTTTTAACTGTTTTTATGCTGCACTTAAAAAAACAGTGGAGAAGAGGGCTCAAACCATCCAGACTATTCATTGGGAAAAATCTCAGATATTACATCATTCTCCCTGTTGCCATATTCACTGTAATCCTTGCTAGTCTAATTTTAAACTACATTACAGGGTTAGGTGTTCCTTCCCAGGAATTTAACCTTTACTTATTCTTTGTTACATTTATAAATATGATGTTTATGGGCATCTTCTTATTGTGGCCTTCTGTTTTTGGAGAAGAATACGGTTGGAGGGTTTATCTCCAGGACAGATTATTCCCCCTGCTAGGTGGATATAGGGGCGTTTTAGTATTGGGTATTATCTGGGGAATATGGCACACACCCACTATATTACTTGGAAATAATTTTCCAGGCCAACCTATTCTGGGAAATGTGGCCATGATATTTTTTACCATTGCAGTTGGTATCATCTTAAGTTACGCTGTTTTAAAAACAGGTAGTGTTTGGATAGCAGTATTAATCCATTTAATTATTGATATGATGCAAGTACCATCAGAAACATATATTGCAATATCTATCCATCCCGTGTTTTCTTTTGGGTCTGGAATCTATGGTTCTGTAATTATAGCTGTATTTTCAATAATATTGTTGAGGTCTAAGGTCTGGAAGAACCTGAAAATCCGTGAAAGCAACTGA
- a CDS encoding 3'-5' exoribonuclease YhaM family protein — translation MSKKEEDFVANIQDNRTISSRFIISNKEIRIAKSGKKYVEFLLSDKTGDIIGRYFSNADDESIHDSIILGKVYQISGNANEFPKNSGRFSIIINQINSTFENEYDIKDFLKVSNKNKDELILKITKTITHIKNIHLKNLLQSFFDDEIFIKKFSISPAAMFHHHNYQGGLLEHTVEVLEICKKISVIFPELNKDLLYSGAILHDIGKIETYESDSCSIFYSEKGKMLDHLFISADMVKNKMNTIEISEDLINELLHLILSHHGDVQNGWGSAVSPQTPEAITLHHADNLDAKVKETLQNGKI, via the coding sequence ATGTCTAAAAAGGAAGAAGACTTTGTAGCTAATATTCAGGACAATAGAACTATTTCATCACGATTTATTATTTCAAATAAAGAAATTAGAATCGCTAAAAGTGGGAAAAAATATGTTGAGTTCCTTTTATCAGATAAAACAGGCGATATCATTGGGAGATATTTTTCAAATGCAGATGATGAATCTATTCATGATTCCATTATTTTAGGTAAAGTATATCAAATCTCGGGTAATGCTAATGAATTTCCAAAAAATTCTGGACGATTTAGTATAATCATTAATCAAATAAATTCTACTTTTGAAAATGAATATGATATTAAAGACTTTTTAAAGGTTTCAAATAAAAATAAAGATGAATTAATATTAAAAATAACAAAAACAATAACCCATATAAAAAATATCCATTTAAAAAATCTTCTCCAATCTTTTTTTGATGACGAAATTTTTATAAAAAAATTCTCAATTTCACCAGCAGCCATGTTTCACCACCACAATTATCAAGGCGGTCTTTTAGAACATACTGTGGAAGTGCTGGAAATATGTAAAAAAATATCCGTGATATTTCCAGAATTGAACAAAGATTTGCTTTATTCCGGTGCAATTCTCCATGATATTGGTAAAATAGAGACCTATGAGTCTGATTCATGCAGCATATTCTATTCTGAAAAAGGTAAAATGTTGGATCATTTATTTATTTCTGCAGATATGGTTAAAAATAAGATGAATACTATTGAAATATCTGAAGATTTGATTAATGAATTGTTGCACCTTATTTTAAGCCATCACGGTGATGTTCAAAATGGTTGGGGTTCTGCAGTTAGTCCCCAAACTCCCGAAGCTATTACTCTACACCATGCCGACAATTTAGATGCTAAAGTTAAAGAAACCCTGCAGAATGGAAAAATTTAG
- a CDS encoding response regulator, whose protein sequence is MDVLIAEYESGTILDLKNVLDELGHNVIAVASNGEEAIKYLEDLSPDLIIINIQLKGKISGLETGKEIEYIHKIPIIFLTVFIKNCLNKSLQLPEGAIVLSKPLTQENVRYSIYRAFSG, encoded by the coding sequence ATGGACGTTCTAATTGCGGAATATGAATCCGGCACTATTTTAGATTTAAAAAATGTTTTAGATGAATTGGGACATAATGTAATTGCTGTAGCTTCCAATGGGGAAGAAGCAATCAAATATCTTGAAGATTTAAGTCCTGATCTGATAATTATTAATATTCAGTTAAAAGGGAAAATTAGTGGGTTGGAAACAGGAAAGGAAATAGAATATATTCATAAAATACCAATTATATTTTTAACAGTTTTTATAAAAAATTGTCTGAATAAATCTCTGCAATTGCCAGAGGGGGCTATTGTTTTGAGTAAGCCCCTAACTCAAGAAAATGTGAGATATTCCATATACCGAGCTTTTTCAGGATAA
- a CDS encoding histidine kinase dimerization/phosphoacceptor domain -containing protein has product MRNVQIVLVDGNIETKDIKNTLESIGFNVPAVFSTGEEALEKIFDIRPDLVLIDISLPGEIDGIELAHKFKEMEIPFIFSTSHYDGPIISRAMKTQPYGYLVKPYEKIELKIVIEMALYKKNAENKLIWTKNRLQIGMDMAKMVYWEYDTEKDLFTFDDQFYALYGTSAEEEGGNLLSANEYIERFVDPSAYELMELELKKTFEVNDPDFISTVRHWIIRGGGERRFIIVRFRIMFDRNGQKIGTMGVNQDITEQKVAEDALAKSLDEKNILLKEIHHRVKNNLMIMSSLLNLQSRQIKDQDAREVFKESQNRAKSMALIHERLYLSTDLKKIDFGEYIRSLATDLYHSMVSDPNQIKLQIDVEDLKIDINTVVPMGLIVNELVTNSIKYAFPDNKKGYINIGLYKQNEKIILRVIDNGVGFPEDLDYKNTNSLGLQLVNNLIIQINGELELDKKNQGTVFTIIFEEAE; this is encoded by the coding sequence GTGAGAAATGTTCAAATTGTGCTGGTAGATGGAAACATAGAAACAAAAGATATTAAAAATACTTTGGAATCTATTGGTTTTAACGTTCCTGCCGTGTTCTCCACTGGTGAAGAAGCATTAGAAAAAATATTTGATATTCGGCCAGATCTTGTTTTAATAGATATTTCGCTGCCTGGTGAAATTGATGGTATTGAACTTGCTCATAAATTTAAAGAGATGGAAATACCTTTTATATTCTCAACGAGTCATTACGATGGACCTATAATTTCCAGAGCAATGAAAACTCAGCCCTATGGCTATCTAGTCAAACCATATGAAAAAATTGAGCTGAAAATAGTCATAGAAATGGCTCTTTATAAAAAAAATGCAGAAAATAAACTCATCTGGACTAAAAACCGTCTACAAATCGGCATGGACATGGCCAAAATGGTATACTGGGAATATGATACTGAAAAAGATCTTTTCACATTCGATGATCAGTTTTATGCATTATATGGTACAAGTGCCGAGGAAGAAGGGGGCAATTTGTTATCTGCCAATGAGTATATTGAACGTTTCGTTGATCCCAGTGCCTATGAATTAATGGAACTGGAACTTAAAAAGACATTCGAAGTGAATGATCCTGATTTTATAAGTACGGTTCGCCACTGGATAATAAGGGGGGGCGGAGAGAGAAGATTTATAATTGTCCGTTTTAGAATCATGTTTGATAGAAATGGTCAAAAAATAGGAACAATGGGGGTAAATCAGGACATAACTGAACAAAAAGTTGCTGAAGATGCTCTGGCCAAATCATTGGATGAAAAAAATATCCTACTTAAGGAAATACACCACCGGGTGAAAAACAATCTCATGATTATGTCAAGCTTACTAAATCTCCAGTCGCGACAGATTAAAGATCAAGATGCACGTGAAGTTTTCAAAGAAAGCCAAAACCGTGCTAAATCCATGGCGTTGATTCATGAGAGACTATACTTGTCTACAGACCTTAAAAAAATAGATTTTGGTGAGTATATACGCAGCCTCGCCACGGATCTATACCACTCAATGGTTTCTGACCCAAACCAAATAAAACTTCAAATTGATGTGGAGGATTTGAAGATTGATATCAACACAGTGGTTCCAATGGGCCTTATTGTCAATGAATTGGTTACTAATAGTATTAAATATGCATTTCCTGACAATAAAAAAGGATATATTAATATAGGACTCTATAAACAAAATGAAAAAATCATTTTGAGGGTTATTGATAATGGTGTGGGTTTTCCTGAAGATTTAGATTATAAGAATACTAATTCATTGGGTTTACAGTTAGTGAATAATTTAATCATACAAATCAACGGCGAATTGGAACTTGATAAAAAAAACCAGGGAACTGTTTTCACTATTATTTTTGAAGAAGCAGAATAA
- a CDS encoding alpha/beta fold hydrolase produces MNSEKKFPFVMVHGGNMSTETWNALAKSDDYPPGKLLGGKIWDSIVPDLKAQGHDVFSPTLQDEHVSHLNDHINEIYALIIRNNLKEVILTGHSYGGMIITAVASRIPERIRHLVYVDAALPNPGESLFDLIYSSGRDPLSFIGLEPDAPYIEKIDFEPGNLVDIHKTYILCTESEFNAVTHPIMDKIKLNPSEWNYIELKTSHIPMASIPKDFVQILLKIAAE; encoded by the coding sequence TTGAATAGTGAAAAAAAGTTTCCCTTTGTCATGGTTCACGGCGGAAATATGTCCACAGAGACATGGAATGCTCTTGCCAAAAGCGATGATTACCCTCCAGGGAAACTTTTAGGTGGTAAGATATGGGATAGTATCGTGCCGGATCTTAAAGCCCAGGGGCATGATGTTTTTTCACCTACCTTACAGGATGAACATGTCAGCCACCTTAATGACCATATTAATGAGATATATGCATTAATAATAAGAAATAATCTAAAAGAAGTTATATTAACCGGACACAGTTATGGAGGGATGATAATTACAGCGGTAGCATCTAGAATTCCTGAAAGAATTAGACATTTAGTGTATGTTGATGCTGCGCTTCCAAATCCTGGAGAATCACTCTTTGATCTTATCTATTCTAGTGGTCGCGACCCTCTATCTTTTATTGGGTTAGAACCGGATGCCCCGTATATTGAAAAAATAGATTTTGAGCCGGGAAATTTAGTGGACATTCATAAAACATACATTTTATGTACTGAAAGCGAATTTAATGCAGTTACTCACCCCATTATGGATAAAATTAAATTAAATCCATCTGAATGGAATTATATCGAGTTAAAAACGTCTCACATCCCCATGGCTTCTATTCCAAAAGATTTTGTGCAGATACTTTTAAAAATTGCTGCAGAATAA
- a CDS encoding L-2-amino-thiazoline-4-carboxylic acid hydrolase — protein MTGYSTEEKSKLSRRFQEDLKDIQKLMEKRFGGEFSSKALPEIEKEYKSLLEEIPYIGGEKNPLTITVTSTTPDLAIYLVLKRMGKYLQDIGELCYHRHWESFKKNRHEIMSMDDPRAIGFLKYLAAESEKREYPGNFVYEFVDGEGEDFDYGLDFKECAICKFFHSKGADEFVPYMCATDIAESEWGGLGLSRTTTLAEGNDKCDFRYKKGGKTNIDSNVINPGDFR, from the coding sequence ATGACCGGTTATTCTACAGAAGAAAAATCTAAACTTTCAAGAAGATTTCAAGAAGACCTCAAAGATATTCAAAAACTCATGGAAAAACGTTTTGGAGGAGAATTCAGTTCAAAAGCCCTTCCAGAAATAGAAAAAGAATATAAATCTCTTCTTGAAGAAATTCCATACATTGGTGGTGAAAAGAACCCTTTAACCATCACAGTTACATCCACCACACCAGATCTAGCGATTTATCTAGTTTTAAAGAGAATGGGTAAATATTTGCAGGATATTGGAGAGCTTTGTTACCATCGACATTGGGAGTCCTTTAAAAAGAATAGACATGAAATCATGAGCATGGATGATCCCCGCGCCATAGGTTTTTTAAAATATTTGGCCGCGGAATCTGAGAAGCGTGAATATCCTGGTAACTTTGTCTATGAATTCGTGGATGGTGAAGGTGAAGATTTTGATTATGGCCTGGATTTTAAAGAATGTGCAATTTGTAAGTTCTTCCACTCTAAAGGAGCTGATGAATTCGTCCCATATATGTGTGCTACAGATATTGCAGAAAGTGAGTGGGGTGGACTGGGACTTAGCAGGACTACAACCTTAGCTGAAGGGAATGATAAATGTGATTTTCGTTATAAAAAAGGTGGAAAAACAAATATAGATTCTAATGTGATTAATCCAGGTGATTTTCGCTAA